ACGGTTCAACAGATCAATTTTATTAAACGACACCTGCATGTTTAGACCCGCACTCATCACTACTAGCTGGGACGATGGACACCCACTCGATGTTCGTATCGCAGAGTTGCTCGCCGAGCACGGAATGACAGGTACATTCTTTATTCCACTGCGAAACCAGACTCGTCCTCGCCTAAGCGCCGGCGACCTACGCAGTCTTTCCGACAGCGGCTTCGAGATAGGCAGCCACGGCATGCTCCACCGTAATCTACTTGCCGTTCCACGCAGCGAACTTCGCTGGGAGATCGCGGACTCCAAATCAGAGCTTGAGCAACTCATCGGTCGTCGCGTGAGTCTCTTCTGCTATCCAATCGGCAGGCATAACAAGGAGATCGTTAGCGAAGTTGAGCGCGCAGGGTACGACGGCGCTCGTACGATTCGCATGCTCTGGACCCGTGTTGACTTTGACCGTTTGCATATTCCGACGACACTCCAGGCATATCGCCACACTCCTGCGGCGTATATGAGGAACCTGCTGCGGCGCGGCGGAGTTAGTGATGTGGTCGATTACTGCGTTTCACTTCGGAATTGCAGTTCATGGGTGGAACTCGGCTGCCGACTCTTTGATCGTGTGCTTCGCGAAGGCGGTGTCTGGCACCTCTATGGCCATTCCTGGGAGATCGAGAAACATGATCTCTGGGGAGAACTCAAACAGATTTTGGAGTACGTCGGCGGTCGCGCCGATGTGCGTTATGTTCGAACTGTAGATACTCTTCCATCGAACTCTCTTTGCCTTCCCCAGATCGCCTAAGCGATTGCCAGTCCTGCTGAAATGAAAATCCTCACAGCTCACAACTACTACCACTATCCCGGCGGCGAAGACGTGGTCTTTGCCCAGGAGAGGTCATTGCTGGAAAGACACGGGCATGAAGTATTCAGCTATGAACGCAGCAACGATGAGTTGGAATCCAGGAGCCTTCTTCCTCGCGTACTTGGAGCCGCCGCATCCGTCTGGTCTCGTACAACTTATTCAGAATTCTCGCAGCTCTTGAGTCGACTCTCTCCTGACGTGGTACACGTGCATAACACTTTCCTGGCTATGTCACCTTCTGTTTTCTCAGCTTGCAAGGACGCGCGCATTCCTGTGGTGCATACCATACATAACTACCGTCTTCTCTGTGCCAATAGTGCATTCTTCCGCAACGGCGGACCTTGCGAAAAGTGCGCAGCAGGAAATAGGTGGCATGGGATCGCGAACGGTTGTTACCGCTCCTCGCGTGTTGCCACCAGCATAGCCACCTCTACCATCGCCTATAACTGGCAACGCGGAACCTGGACTGATGGAATCGACCGGTACATTGCGCCCAGCCACTTCTTGCGCGAGAAGTTGATTTCAGGCGGATTGCCAGAGGAGCGGATTACGGTCAAGCCACATTTCGTAGAACCCGATCCGGGAATCATCGGCCGGCGCGAGAACTACGTCGTCTTCGTTGGGCGTCTTTCTCCGGAAAAGGGAACGAAAACGATGCTGAAAGCGTGGCAACAGCTTAGCGATGTCCCATTATGGATCGTCGGCGATGGCCCGGAGCGCGCCGAACTCGAAGCATTGTGCCGACAAAAAAAACTGAACGTGCAGTTCACAGGGAACCTTCCGCGGATGAAGGCCCTTGAGTATCTACAACGGGCGCGACTGCTCGTCTTTCCCAGCATCACCTACGAGAGTTTCGGAATGGGAATCATCGAGGCCTTTGCGTGTGGAGTGCCTGTCGTCGCATCAGACCATGGCGCGATGCGGGAGCTGGTGCAGCACGGACATACGGGATTGCGATTTCGCCCGATGGACTCCGATGACCTCGCGCACACGGTGCGCAGGCTGTGGAGCGATGAGGAGTTGCTGGCCCAAAGCGGCCACAACGCTCGCCAGGAATTCGAGCGCAGCTACACAGCAGAGGCAAATTATCGCGCACTGATCGAGATCTACGAGGGCGTGCAGAATGCTGGCAGGCCTCCTGCTGCGGTCACTATCCCCGCTGCCGCATAACAGAGTTTTTGAATTCATCTTTCGTTTCGGGAAATTAGGAGACTTCACATGTGTCTGGCAGTCATCACCGGCTCTGCCGGCTTGGTCGGATCGGAGGCAGCCGCAAATTACGCCGCTCAGGGCTGGGATGTAATTGGCATCGACAATGACATGCGCAGCTACTTCTTCGGCGCCGAGGCTTCAACGCGATGGGTTCGCGAGCGGCTCGAAAGTCAGTACCGCAACTACATTCATCGCGAAGTCGACATACGCGACACTGACGAGATCTTCGGGATCTTTCGCAGGGCAGGCAACGAAATCGACCTCATTATCCACGCGGCGGCACAGCCCTCGCACGATTGGGCGGCAACCGATCCATTTACGGATCTGGCCGTGAACGCAAACGGAACTTCCGTGCTGCTTGAGGCGACACGCCTCTACTGCCCCGAGGCGGTATTCATTTACATGTCCACAAACAAAGTGTATGGAGACACGCCCAATTCCCTGCCTCTCATCGAACTTGATTGGCGCTGGGAGATTGATCCATCGCACGCTTACAGTGAGGGCATTCCGGAAACCATGTCTGTAGACCACACGCTACACAGCCTCTTCGGAGTTTCCAAACTCGCAGCAGATATGCTCGTCCAGGAATACGGAAAATATTTTGGAATGAAGACTGCCTGCTTCCGTGGAGGGTGCCTCACTGGACCCAATCACTCCGGAGCGCAATTGCATGGATTCCTCTCCTACCTGATGAAATGCGTCGTCACTGGGCATCCATACAAGGTGTTCGGCTATAAGGGCAAACAGGTGCGCGACAACATTCATAGTGCCGATCTGATTCAGGCTTTCGACGAGTTCTATCGCGCTCCTCGCAGCGGAGAGGTTTACAACATGGGCGGCGGCCGCTTGAGCAATTGCTCCATGCTCGAAGCCATTGAAATGTGCCAGCAGATTTCGGGCGAAGAACTGGATTCGGAATACGTCGAGACTCCGCGCAAAGGCGATCATCAATGGTGGATTAGCGATTGCTCACGATTCCGTTCCCACTTCCCAAATTGGAAGCAACAGTACGACGTGCGCCGGATTCTTGAGGAGATTTACGAAGCGAGCGTTGAACGCGTGCCCGTTCTGCGCGCGGCTTGACGCGGAGGCTCGTCATTAGTTTGGGAAGCTTATGATCGATCGCGGCAAGCACAACCTCCTGGGCATTCTGGTCGACGCTGTCGACTACGAAGCTGCTGTCGACCGTGTTTTGGATGCAGCGCGTGAGCATCGGGGCGCGGCGATCTCCGCACTCGCCGTCCACGGGATTATGACGGGCGTCTTGGATCCGATACATCGCTATCGACTGAACCGATTTGACCTGATTGTGCCCGACGGACAGCCGGTGCGCTGGGCCTTGAACCTGATGTATGGCGCCAGACTGGAAGATCGCGTGTACGGTCCTGAGCTCACGCTTCGGGTTTGCGAGCGGGCAGCAGGGGAGCAGGCGCCGGTCTTTTTTTATGGCAGCACGCTGCCTGTCCTTGAACGCATGCAACGCAATCTGCTGAAGCGTTTTCCCAAATTGAAAGTTGCCGGTATGGAGGCTTCAAAGTTTCGACGTCTCACGCAGCAAGAGGCGACCGAGTTGAGCAAACGGATTCGGGAATCCGGAGCAACTATTGTCTTTGCTGGGCTCGGATGCCCAAGGCAAGAGACTTGGGCTTACGAATTCCGCGATCTGGTGAGCATGCCGATCCTCGCGGTAGGCGCCGCCTTCCCTTTCATCGCCGGAGAGCTGCGCCAGGCTCCGCCGAGGCTGCAGAGAATGGGAATGGAATGGTTCTTCCGCCTCTGCATGGAACCTAAACGGTTGTGCCGACGTTATGCCTTGCTGAACCCGGCATACATCGCATTGGTGACGATGCAGTACGCTCGAATCACAACCTTTGACACGGCGGGAATCATGCCGAAATCGAGCATGCTGTTCGGATAGCAGTTCAGCAGAGACATCCTGAATCAGCCACCCCGATGTGGGTGGCTGATTTTTTTTGCTCTTTGGGTCTGGTACAGATGTAACTTCGGCTGAGGGATTCATCCTATTCTTCGGGGTGAAACTTTCCTTCATCCTGAGCAGGTGAGCAAACATCAGCGTCTGATCTCAATGATTCTTCTCGTGATTCTTGCCTTCTTCATCGGCTGCGGAGAAACCCAGAAATCCAACACAACGACATCCCCGTCTACGCAGACGACACCGTCTACTCAGCTTGCTTCGTCTGGTGTCTCTGCGCAGTACTTCGGAATGCATGTGCACGATCCGAAGAATTGGCCTTCTCTCTCGTTTGGAGCAACGCGCCTGTGGGATGCGGGGGTCACCTGGCCGAGCCTGGAGCCGAGTCGGGGGCAATGGAACTTTTCCCGATTGGACAACTTCATGTCGCTCGCGGAGCAAACGCACGTAAGCGTGCTCATGACTCTGGGATTCTCGCCACAGTGGGCTTCCGCCCGGCCGAATGAGGCTTGTCCTTACGGTCCTGGGGAAGCTGCGGAGCCGCTCGACATCCAAGACTGGCGCGACTTCGTGCAAACAGTCGCGACAAGGTACAAAGGACGGATCCACGAATACGACATCTGGAACGAACCGAGCGATCCAAATTTCTTTACAGGAACGCCGGCCAAAATGGTGGAGCTGGCCGGAGAAGCATACAAGATCCTGAAGCAGGTAGATTCGACGATCACCGTTGTGACTCCGGGTCCACCCGGCGACACTGGAAAAGCCTGGCTTGATTCCTACTTGTCTCTGGGCGGAGGTAACTACGCCGATGTGATCGGATATCACTTTTATGTCAATCCCGATCCGCCCGAGAGCATTACTTACATGGTTTCGGATGTTCAGGCGATCCTTAAGAAGTACGGTCAAGCGGGAAAACCGTTGTGGAACACTGAGACAGGCTGGCACTGGCCCGCAAGCTTTACTCCCGAGCAGGAATCAGCTTACCTCGCTCGTTCTTACCTCCTGAGTTGGGGAATCGGCGTCAGCCGCTTCTATTGGTATGCCTGGGACGATCATGACTGGGCCACTTTGCAGTTAACGAACGCTGATGGAAGCACGCGACCGTCAGCTCAGACATTCGCCGTGGTGAGAGGCTGGATGTTGAACTCCGATGTTTCGAAATGCTCATCGGACGCCAGCGGCACTTGGATCTGTAACCTATCGCAAGGAACGGTCACTTCCCACATAGTCTGGAACCAGAACGGAACATCCACTTTTTCCATTCCTCAAGGCTGGAATCCCACGTTAATGATCGATGATGCTGGACAACGTACGATTCTGTCTGCCGGCGCCGCAGTACAAATCACCTCGGCACCAGTATGGTTAGGAACCGGTTCCTAGCAGCCGCAACTTGTGGTGAGGCCGAAACGCCTGTGGAACGCCATAGCCTGCTCGAGCTTGCGTAATTGCTAGCAAAAGCCCGTCATGTCAGGCCTCCGCCTGGGTCAAAGATGAATAGAACTTTCGCTCCATTTACACTTCTGAGTCGAGCACTGTACCTCAAGGAGCGATGATTGAAATCTGCCGGATCAATGTCCTCGGCTGTTGTTGTCTTGTTACTCTTGTGGGTTTCGTCTCTATGTTCTGCCCAGATCGACGATGCTACGCGACAGCTCTCTCACGATATCTTCAAGCAACTCATTGAGATCAATACGACAGACTCGGTTGGAAATGTAACCACCGCGGCGGAGGCCATGGCGCAACATCTGCGCGCGGCTGGCTTTCCAGCAGCGGATATCCAGGTGATTGGCCCGAATGATCGCAAGAAAAACCTTGTCGCGCGACTGCACGGAACCAGCAGAAAAAAGCCCGTGTTGTTGATTGGGCATCTGGATGTAGTCGAAGCCAGGCGCAGCGATTGGACCACGGATCCGTTTCAATTGGTTGAACAGGATGGGTACTTCTACGGCCGCGGCACGCAGGACATGAAAGGCGCGGACGCCATTCTGGTCACCACAATGATCCGCCTGAAAAGGGAACATTACAAACCCCCGCGAGACATCATTCTTGCTCTCACCGCCGATGAAGAAGGCGGAAAGTCCAATGGCGTGGAATGGCTGGTAAACAATCATCGCGATCTCATCGATGCCGAGTTTGTGCTGAATCCAGACGGAGGAGGCATTCAGCTTGAGAACGGCAAGACCGTAATGATGGAGATGGATGCTACAGAAAAGCTCTACTCCGACTATCAGCTCAAAGTGACCAATCCCGGCGGACATAGCTCTTTGCCGACACCAGATAACGCCATCTACCACATCGCCGATGCTCTCTCGAGACTTGAACGATACGGCTTCCCGTTCGAGTTAAATGACGTCACTCGTGCTTACTTCACGCAGATGGCGAAAACCGAAACGGGCCAGAAGGGGGCTGACATGAAGACCCTTCTGTCTATTCCTCCCGATGAGCAGGCGATTGCCCGTTTATCGGAAGATCCACTCAACAATTCGTTGATGCATACAACTTGCGTAGCCACGCGTCTCGATGGCGGTCATGCCAACAACGCGCTGCCACAAACGGCTCGCGCTAACGTGAACTGCCGCATTCTGCCCGGGCACTCGATTGAGGAGACGCGGCAGACGCTGATCAAGATCTTTGACGATCGCCAAGTGACGGTGAACAGCGTGGGAAGTGATGGAGAGGTTCAGACTGAGAGCTCTCCACGAAAATCTTTTCCACCTCCACCGTTGTTGCCGGAAGTAATGAAACCCCTGCAACTCGTGACCCAGGAGATGTGGCCTGGAACGCCCGTTGTGCCATCGATGGCAACCGGAGCGTCCGACGGCGTCTACACGTCGCCGGCAGGCATGCCCACATTCGGAATCTCCGGGCTTGCGCTTGAAATCAACGACGTTCGTGCGCATGGCAAAGACGAACGTCTGCCGGTGAAGTCGTTCTACGACGGGGTTGCGTTCTACTACACATTCCTTAAGGCCGTCGCATCGGAATAGCACGTAGAGACGCAGTACGCTGCGTCTCTACCGTGTTCC
This window of the Acidobacteriota bacterium genome carries:
- a CDS encoding peptidase M20, with amino-acid sequence MSSAVVVLLLLWVSSLCSAQIDDATRQLSHDIFKQLIEINTTDSVGNVTTAAEAMAQHLRAAGFPAADIQVIGPNDRKKNLVARLHGTSRKKPVLLIGHLDVVEARRSDWTTDPFQLVEQDGYFYGRGTQDMKGADAILVTTMIRLKREHYKPPRDIILALTADEEGGKSNGVEWLVNNHRDLIDAEFVLNPDGGGIQLENGKTVMMEMDATEKLYSDYQLKVTNPGGHSSLPTPDNAIYHIADALSRLERYGFPFELNDVTRAYFTQMAKTETGQKGADMKTLLSIPPDEQAIARLSEDPLNNSLMHTTCVATRLDGGHANNALPQTARANVNCRILPGHSIEETRQTLIKIFDDRQVTVNSVGSDGEVQTESSPRKSFPPPPLLPEVMKPLQLVTQEMWPGTPVVPSMATGASDGVYTSPAGMPTFGISGLALEINDVRAHGKDERLPVKSFYDGVAFYYTFLKAVASE
- a CDS encoding glycosyl transferase family 1; this translates as MKILTAHNYYHYPGGEDVVFAQERSLLERHGHEVFSYERSNDELESRSLLPRVLGAAASVWSRTTYSEFSQLLSRLSPDVVHVHNTFLAMSPSVFSACKDARIPVVHTIHNYRLLCANSAFFRNGGPCEKCAAGNRWHGIANGCYRSSRVATSIATSTIAYNWQRGTWTDGIDRYIAPSHFLREKLISGGLPEERITVKPHFVEPDPGIIGRRENYVVFVGRLSPEKGTKTMLKAWQQLSDVPLWIVGDGPERAELEALCRQKKLNVQFTGNLPRMKALEYLQRARLLVFPSITYESFGMGIIEAFACGVPVVASDHGAMRELVQHGHTGLRFRPMDSDDLAHTVRRLWSDEELLAQSGHNARQEFERSYTAEANYRALIEIYEGVQNAGRPPAAVTIPAAA
- a CDS encoding glycosyltransferase, which translates into the protein MIDRGKHNLLGILVDAVDYEAAVDRVLDAAREHRGAAISALAVHGIMTGVLDPIHRYRLNRFDLIVPDGQPVRWALNLMYGARLEDRVYGPELTLRVCERAAGEQAPVFFYGSTLPVLERMQRNLLKRFPKLKVAGMEASKFRRLTQQEATELSKRIRESGATIVFAGLGCPRQETWAYEFRDLVSMPILAVGAAFPFIAGELRQAPPRLQRMGMEWFFRLCMEPKRLCRRYALLNPAYIALVTMQYARITTFDTAGIMPKSSMLFG
- a CDS encoding NAD-dependent epimerase, whose protein sequence is MCLAVITGSAGLVGSEAAANYAAQGWDVIGIDNDMRSYFFGAEASTRWVRERLESQYRNYIHREVDIRDTDEIFGIFRRAGNEIDLIIHAAAQPSHDWAATDPFTDLAVNANGTSVLLEATRLYCPEAVFIYMSTNKVYGDTPNSLPLIELDWRWEIDPSHAYSEGIPETMSVDHTLHSLFGVSKLAADMLVQEYGKYFGMKTACFRGGCLTGPNHSGAQLHGFLSYLMKCVVTGHPYKVFGYKGKQVRDNIHSADLIQAFDEFYRAPRSGEVYNMGGGRLSNCSMLEAIEMCQQISGEELDSEYVETPRKGDHQWWISDCSRFRSHFPNWKQQYDVRRILEEIYEASVERVPVLRAA